Proteins found in one Amycolatopsis umgeniensis genomic segment:
- the lhgO gene encoding L-2-hydroxyglutarate oxidase, which yields MPPRPGSAPGVLPCSTAYLTSVRYGTTQPDDCQVAFRVTWSIVRTVVVIGGGIVGLATAWELTKRGLDVTVLEKEDRWAVHQTGHNSNVVHAGLYYKPGSFKARMSTAGNRSIVDFARQYGVPVEVCGKLVVATSEAELPALKVLAERAEANGVPAKLITPSEAREYEPEVSCVAALRVESTGIIDFPAVCAALVRLLDESDADLRLGTPALGIRAGRTGGVEVATGDDVIHADALVNCAGLHADRVARLAGLTPSARIVPFRGEYYELKPERRHLVRGLIYPVPDASLPFLGVHLTRMLDGSVHAGPNAVLALRREGYTWRDVSAKDLAEVARFPGVWRLARKYAYPTGLDEVRRSFSRRRFAESLARLVPAVTEDDIVRHGSGVRAQALRPDGALVDDFLIETARNQVHVLNAPSPAATSALEIAKHIADEVSA from the coding sequence AACCGCTTACCTGACATCGGTTAGGTACGGTACCACTCAACCTGACGACTGTCAGGTAGCGTTCCGGGTAACCTGGTCGATCGTGCGCACAGTCGTAGTCATCGGGGGCGGGATCGTCGGGCTCGCCACCGCCTGGGAGCTGACCAAACGTGGCCTCGACGTCACGGTGCTCGAGAAGGAGGACCGCTGGGCGGTCCACCAGACCGGGCACAACTCGAACGTCGTGCACGCGGGGCTCTACTACAAGCCGGGTTCGTTCAAGGCGAGGATGTCCACCGCGGGCAATCGGTCCATTGTGGACTTCGCGCGGCAGTACGGGGTGCCGGTGGAGGTGTGCGGCAAACTCGTCGTCGCCACGTCCGAAGCGGAGCTTCCGGCGCTGAAGGTGCTCGCGGAACGGGCCGAGGCCAACGGCGTCCCGGCCAAGCTGATCACGCCGAGCGAGGCCCGCGAGTACGAACCCGAGGTCTCGTGCGTCGCCGCGCTGCGCGTCGAGTCCACCGGCATCATCGATTTCCCCGCCGTCTGCGCCGCGCTGGTGCGGCTGCTCGACGAGTCCGACGCCGACCTCCGCCTCGGCACGCCCGCGCTGGGGATCCGCGCGGGCCGCACCGGCGGCGTCGAGGTGGCGACGGGCGACGACGTGATCCACGCGGACGCGCTCGTCAACTGCGCGGGCCTGCACGCGGACCGCGTCGCGCGGCTCGCCGGGCTCACCCCGAGCGCGCGGATCGTGCCGTTCCGCGGCGAGTACTACGAACTCAAGCCCGAACGCCGCCATCTGGTGCGCGGCCTGATCTACCCGGTCCCGGACGCGTCACTGCCGTTCCTCGGCGTGCACCTGACCCGCATGCTCGACGGCAGCGTGCACGCCGGCCCCAACGCCGTGCTCGCGCTGCGCCGCGAGGGCTACACCTGGCGTGACGTCTCCGCGAAGGACCTCGCCGAAGTCGCCCGCTTCCCCGGCGTCTGGCGGCTCGCGCGCAAGTACGCGTACCCGACCGGCCTCGACGAGGTCCGCCGCTCGTTCTCCCGCCGCCGCTTCGCCGAGAGCCTCGCGAGGCTCGTGCCCGCCGTCACCGAGGACGACATCGTGCGGCACGGTTCCGGTGTCCGGGCGCAGGCGCTGCGCCCGGACGGCGCGCTCGTCGACGATTTCCTGATCGAGACCGCGCGGAACCAGGTGCACGTCCTCAACGCGCCCTCACCGGCGGCGACCAGCGCGCTGGAGATCGCCAAGCACATCGCCGACGAAGTGTCCGCCTAG
- the serS gene encoding serine--tRNA ligase, which produces MIDPRTLRDDPDVVRASQRARGEDEGVVDKLLSLDSRRRSSIAAANTLRAEQKSLGKLVPKAQGDERAALLAKGKELAAQVKAAEVEQTEASEEFEQLHRLVPNLVHPEAPEGGEDDYVVLKHVGEPKKFDFEPKDHLELCEGLGALDMERGAKVSGSRFYFLTGIGAQLQLGLLNMAIAQATANGFTPMITPTLVRPEIMAGTGFLGAHSSEVYRLRDDDLYLVGTSEVPLAGYHADEILDLGKGPKRYAGWSSCYRREAGSYGKDTRGIIRVHQFDKVEMFVYTRPEDAEAEHARLLDWEEQMLAKIEVPYRVIDTATGDLGTSAYRKFDCEAWVPSQETYRELTSTSNCTTFQARRLGIRYRDDDGRPQTVATLNGTLATTRWIVAILENHQLEDGSVRVPEALRPFLGGTEVLTPASK; this is translated from the coding sequence GTGATTGACCCCAGGACTCTGCGCGATGACCCGGACGTCGTGCGCGCTTCGCAGCGTGCCCGTGGCGAGGACGAAGGAGTGGTCGACAAGCTGCTCTCCCTCGACTCCCGCCGCCGGTCTTCGATCGCCGCCGCCAACACGCTGCGCGCCGAGCAGAAGTCGCTGGGCAAGCTCGTCCCGAAGGCGCAGGGTGACGAACGGGCCGCGCTGCTCGCCAAGGGCAAGGAACTCGCCGCCCAGGTGAAGGCCGCCGAGGTCGAGCAGACCGAGGCGTCGGAGGAGTTCGAGCAGCTGCACCGTCTGGTGCCGAACCTGGTCCACCCCGAAGCGCCCGAAGGCGGCGAGGACGACTACGTCGTGCTCAAGCACGTCGGTGAGCCGAAGAAGTTCGACTTCGAGCCGAAGGACCACCTCGAGCTCTGCGAGGGTCTCGGCGCGCTCGACATGGAGCGCGGCGCGAAGGTCTCGGGCTCGCGGTTCTACTTCCTCACCGGCATCGGCGCCCAGCTCCAGCTCGGCCTGCTGAACATGGCCATCGCGCAGGCGACGGCGAACGGCTTCACGCCGATGATCACGCCGACCCTCGTCCGGCCGGAGATCATGGCGGGCACCGGTTTCCTCGGCGCGCACTCGTCGGAGGTCTACCGGCTGCGCGACGACGACCTGTACCTCGTCGGCACCTCCGAGGTCCCGCTCGCCGGTTACCACGCCGACGAGATCCTCGACCTGGGGAAGGGCCCGAAGCGCTACGCGGGCTGGTCGTCCTGCTACCGCCGCGAGGCCGGTTCGTACGGCAAGGACACCCGCGGCATCATCCGCGTCCACCAGTTCGACAAGGTCGAGATGTTCGTCTACACGCGTCCCGAGGACGCCGAAGCCGAGCACGCGCGCCTGCTGGACTGGGAAGAGCAGATGCTCGCCAAGATCGAGGTCCCGTACCGGGTGATCGACACCGCCACCGGCGACCTCGGCACCTCCGCGTACCGGAAGTTCGACTGCGAGGCGTGGGTGCCGTCGCAGGAGACCTACCGCGAGCTGACCTCGACGTCGAACTGCACGACGTTCCAGGCCCGCCGCCTCGGCATCCGCTACCGCGACGACGACGGCCGTCCGCAGACCGTCGCCACCCTGAACGGCACGCTCGCCACCACCCGCTGGATCGTCGCGATCCTGGAGAACCACCAGCTCGAAGACGGTTCGGTCCGGGTGCCGGAAGCGCTTCGTCCCTTCCTCGGCGGAACCGAGGTCCTCACCCCGGCATCGAAGTAA
- a CDS encoding DUF3558 family protein, whose amino-acid sequence MRYRNSLAIGLAVLALGGCTSTIGGSASPVPGQGPVITKAEPCALMTQEQAAALGVTYPGKERPAKPEQKIPGVCRFPELEDAPDGVALEVSQSKDLSAVEYYAGALPGEKFGVGGFTWTRYATILGPSYCSLSTELDAKTFIEVSSDAPGDDNSKACDLAKAALPIVASHLPGGQPNPEITSPPGQKPIEPSGPLATVDPCTLLKPEQVAPLKLLPARPMNGSSRDPKNGCQWDDTDGDKGKKALDLWVYTATKTEDVPGLEGTPAEQTVNGRKWIVYSAPDSPICVALFPITETSSIKLDTGDLSDNAKACEIPQTVMPLVTANAPA is encoded by the coding sequence ATGCGGTATCGGAATTCGCTCGCGATCGGACTGGCGGTGCTGGCGCTCGGCGGATGCACGTCGACGATCGGCGGTTCGGCTTCGCCGGTGCCGGGGCAGGGGCCGGTGATCACGAAGGCCGAGCCGTGCGCCCTGATGACGCAGGAGCAGGCGGCGGCGCTGGGTGTCACGTATCCGGGCAAGGAACGTCCGGCGAAGCCCGAACAGAAGATCCCCGGGGTCTGCCGCTTCCCCGAACTCGAGGACGCGCCGGACGGGGTCGCCCTGGAGGTTTCGCAGAGCAAGGACCTCTCGGCGGTCGAGTACTACGCGGGTGCGTTGCCGGGTGAGAAGTTCGGCGTCGGCGGGTTCACCTGGACGCGGTACGCGACCATCCTCGGGCCGAGCTACTGCTCACTGAGCACCGAGCTGGACGCGAAGACCTTCATCGAGGTCTCCAGCGACGCCCCGGGCGACGACAACAGCAAGGCCTGCGACCTGGCGAAGGCGGCTCTCCCCATCGTCGCCTCGCATCTTCCCGGTGGTCAGCCGAACCCGGAGATCACCTCGCCGCCGGGGCAGAAGCCGATCGAGCCGTCCGGCCCGCTGGCCACCGTCGACCCGTGCACCCTGCTCAAGCCCGAGCAGGTGGCCCCGCTCAAGCTCCTGCCCGCGCGGCCGATGAACGGTTCCTCGAGGGATCCCAAGAACGGCTGCCAGTGGGACGACACGGACGGCGACAAGGGCAAGAAGGCGCTCGACCTCTGGGTCTACACGGCGACCAAGACCGAGGACGTGCCAGGGCTGGAAGGCACCCCGGCCGAGCAGACGGTGAACGGCCGGAAGTGGATCGTCTACTCCGCTCCGGACAGCCCGATCTGCGTCGCGCTCTTCCCGATCACGGAGACCTCGTCGATCAAACTCGACACCGGCGACCTCAGTGACAACGCCAAGGCCTGCGAGATCCCGCAGACCGTGATGCCGCTCGTGACCGCGAACGCGCCCGCCTAG